TAGAGAACCTCTTAATTTTCTTGTTGTAGGGTTTGCTTTCAACAACATTTACAATTATTGGAATGCCATTGATTTGAAGACATTTCACCCTAACTGATTGTTTTACATTGAAAGCTTTGATAGTCTCTTGTTTGTTGAAAGTTTAATGGGCTATTGCATCTTAGTTACTGGTATTTCTTTGATGTTAAGTGGGTGGTATTTTTAGAATATTCCAATCTCTTGTCTGTGTTCGAAGTTACCAaggacacattaaagttgcaaACTTCTTGAATGAAGTGTTTATctcatttcttgagattttagTGCAACAATGttgttgaaaaaacaaacaaactggcATCACGTTGTTTTTGCACTTTTGTTTATACGTTGACCAGCCAATGCATAAAATGAAAATCTTGACTGTGTCCTAGTTTTTCTTAGAGGTCTATCTCACCATAGTTAATTATGACGGTCAATTTCCCGCTTTTTGGGCctaaacaaaactaaaaagttCTAGCTACACCCCTGAGTACCCATCACTACCGATCACCATCCATCCGTCCCACATTTTTCTTTTCCGGGAAGTTTCTTGGAGACTACCcctttgttttcccattttcttATGCAATGAGTAATTTCATCTGccgcttctttctttttttttttactttgaaagGATAACCAATTTTTACAAAGTTTGCTTGGTACCTTGTTTAACTATGAAACCTGTTTATTGCATGTTATTTTTAACATGACTCATCAGTTTCTGAGCGACAATTGCGGGAAAAGTTAAACCATTCATGGCTCTGTGAAAGGAAAAGTTTTCACTTTGGGCTTGTCTTGGGCATGATCAAATGGCCGCCATGCCAGGCGCGTGAACTGAAATGAAGTGCATCTATGGTCGAAACATGGAGGAAGCAACGCGACGATCTTGACAATTAGGGAGTCGAGTGGTTAGAGAGCTGGGGTCTGTTTCTCAAAAGAGCCGAAACTTCTCGGGCCTATTTTGGttgtcacaattccctttacaTCTTCGCCACGTCAAGGTTCTAGGCcctcaaacttcgcaatcctcttggtttttcttacataaaaacatgttcaaagatcagcttttcaaaaaaacaaatggcagtttgacaactagtttttggcccagAAGCTCCTCTAGACTTTCAAGAAAAAGGCccccggacttgaaatctggtgaCACCGAGTTCAAGCCTCGCTTTGACCACAAGCTGGATTTGTACATGTTCCATGTCAGTAATCgttggttcaactcctcggctgcgcttgtgcATAGTCACCAACTGGCCTGCCTCCTGTCAGTTGGGATTTTTAACCttttcagttcatttgttgtATTACCTTCTATTTGAATAGAAGGTCCACATCAGCCGATTTACCAACCTAGTTATCAAATAAAGTATTAATAGCTCGATGGACTTTGAAAGTCCgggtgaaaggagtcctgagaaggactgttggtgaTGTCTtacgtttcaacatcctgagcggaagtcatcttctcAGTCAAGGGACAGCTGGGAATTCAACCAAATGTAGTGATGATCTGTTCTGTATTGTGATTGGTAGTTAGAAGAGTGATGTGATTGGTAGTGAGGAAGGTGTGTGGTTATTGGAGCAGTTTTGATCTGGTTTGTAATTGAATGTCGCAGCAGGTTGTAAGCTGAGAATGACTAGTTAAGTATTATTATTTAGGCATCAAACACCAATTCATTAAATGTGGAGTCacgtattattattactgaaaaaCAACCACATGCTAGCCTACAGCGCAGCTGAAAACGCACTTTCCATAACTACGGCTAAGTCACGTCAATTTTAAGTCAATTTTATTTAATTCACACGATATTATGTCATAAAAGTTTGCATCGATTATTTAAGCAATAATGTTTTAACTAAATCATGGATACAATACATATTGTAGAATAGAAAGGATTCCcaataattttttgaaagtaaAAGGGGAAGAAGCattaaggaaaagaaagaaaaattattttgtaggTATTTTTGGAACACCTAAATAGTTTAGTAATCTAGTCGAGTAGACCCCAGGTGGTTTTCATGTCAGACTAAAGTTATCAGAATTCTGGGAATGGGAAAGAGACTGCAACTGTCTCTTTCAAATGCTAACAGACCTTACACACCAATTCATCAGTTGTCTTCAGCAGTAGGCTAATCCATCTAATTTATTTCACATTTCCAACGAGGTGCTTACAAATTCGTTGCACGCAACGGATGTCTCGGTTCGGATTGTAGTGGGCGTTGATCGTTTGAAATATTAATATCACCAGACCAACTTGGCTAAATCAGCTTCACGTTTCATATCATTTAATGAATATTAAAGGTCCATATGTCAACtgaaatgaattgaaatttCGGGCGAAAAAAAAGTTAATCGTCAGAGTGATAAAAAGGAGAGCAGCATTTGATAGTATTAAAAACCGTTAAACcatacaaaaaaaataacagaaaaccGCAAACCCGAAATAAATTTCGATCAAAACCAAAAACCGCAAGCAAAATCCGAGAAGCAGGTCCATATTATACGAAGAAAAACCGAATTCAGCATCGCCGAATAGCAAATGCGAAAacccaattttgtttttgccgGAAGAGCGAAATAGAACAGAAACCGCAAATCGCAACGGACACCAAAACCACAAAGCCGAAGATTTTTGGTACAAAAACCGATCAAGCGATCTACAACTTAAAATCACCGAAACCGCAAAATCGAAAATCCTCAATGCCCCCCTCAAAAACAGCAGACGCTCACCTAATTTAGAAAAAAGAGGGCCTATTTACCAAAACTGTAAGAACTTACTGACAGGCCTTCATGCAGTTATCAGTTAGATTAAAGAAAAACGTTATCGCTGGTTGATTATATGCAAATGAATAAAACTTCTGTctcatgaaaggataaaaaatGTCTGCTCTCGTATTTAATAACAATTTATCCAAAAGCTGTGGTCCTTGCTTCgacaattttattgtttcttgaACGTtaaattatttcctttcaaCACATATACatagcaaatattttttccatGCTCAAACGAAAACTTTTTCTGTTGCTACGAAGGtatgtcattaattttttgtccaCTTGACTCGCTGTGTTTAACACGAACGGAGGCATCGTTTCCAGCATTCTTTTCCACGCCCTTTTCAAAGGAATCGCCGACCTAGTTCTTGTCTAGATGTTTGTCTAGATTGCCGTTTctttttgagccacgaacggaTCTAGAAGAGCGCGACAGCAAATCCGAGGGCCAAGCCTTTATAAGCGCGAGGATCTTGAAGTATTCCGCACGGAACGAACGATTCATGATCCCATAGATGATGGGGTTGAGGGAAGTACTGGCGAATGCAAAGCAAATGTAAGTCACATAAACTTCACGCTTGAGCTTCCAATCCGCGTTGATAAAGTCAATCAAATCAATGACTAGTACCGGGGTCCAACAAGTTAGAAAACCTAACACAACTACCAACAGAACGTATGTCACATTCACTTCTTCCACCGATAAGCTGCTTTGAGAAGTGGAACCGATTGCCCTGATTTGGTTTCGATAGCGAAAACTGAGGTTGTGTTTACGCACCGTCAAAAAGACCTTCGTGTAACAAATCAACAAGATGAGAAGTGGTACAGCGACAAAAACCAGAACCAAGTATGCTCCATAACCATCGTTCAAGCTTGCAAGGTTGTGCGCGCAGAAGACTTTTCCAGTATGGAAAATGTATTCGTGTCCGGCAAATGCATAGGGTAGAGGCGCGAAAAGAGCCATAAACCACACAGCCACGATGGTTACTTTTGTAGTTTTGAAGTTGAAGAGTTTCTGGTAAAGCGAGCGGGAACAAACAACTCGTACATACCTGTTGACAGCGGTGACGGCTAAGGTTTGTAGAGATACAGCGCACATGTTGAGATTCCAAAATCCTTGAACTTgacaaataaaattgttaaacgGCCACTCACCGACAATAAGAGCAGCCAAGGAAAGTGGAATTCCTACGAAAGACATCAGAAAGTCTGAGACTGCCAAAGCGATGATGTACATATTGGGAACAGTGCGGCGAAGAGTCGGGTTTCTTACGACAGCGATTCCTAGCAAAAGATTGCCGGAGAGAGACGCGAAATTTATCAAAAACATAAACGACGATTCAACAGCCTTTACCACTGTTGAGCGGTGTTGTAATTGCAGGGCGAACTTTTCGAGCGAGGACAGTGAGGTGTTCATTGTACTATTTCACTTTTGCGAATGAAATTAAACAGCTCCGCACTGAGGTATCGTTAAAAGGAGCGAGTAATgggtcagcagctgattggcagTGTATACCAGGGCTAATATGAAGAATTTGGTGtgctaaaatgcattttagcccgataaaataaaccaatgaaaagttaGCATCAAATAATTGTACGATGtaaagcagccaataaaaatcgagaagccatttaaGTGtttgttcatgttttcttacggCGTCGGTGAAagagaatagggagcttaagcaaacacgacggcgacggaagcgagaacgtcatctgaaaatgtaactttttgtttctgcaatcgggagcttaagcaaccacgacgacgaaggcaagaaaaaccccacaaatttgcatatttgacaatggaaaacagtatttttgcacgctttgcacgtgcatatttcatcttttgacattttgaagacgttctcgttctttctacgacgtgaaatgacctgttttgtaggtgtgtggacgacgtcagcatatgatgacaaatgttcaattttgtcttcttatgccccaagcgcttgttccaatttaattccaggacagttagaacacatttttcaagcataacgactttgaataacaaaatattgattgcagaaatgcgaagttacattttcagatgacgttctcgctcccgtcgccgtcgtgtttgcttaagctccctaatgcttcagactgttttgttgtctttttttcagtgtttattttgaAATCAGTCTGAatagggcccaaaacatattgaGGCCCGCGTacataaactctgttgtttagacttttttgttgacttttttttgtttatttttaatttttgtcagtaCCCTCGAAAGTGATAAtgataga
This genomic stretch from Acropora muricata isolate sample 2 chromosome 5, ASM3666990v1, whole genome shotgun sequence harbors:
- the LOC136918173 gene encoding melatonin receptor type 1B-B-like, with product MNTSLSSLEKFALQLQHRSTVVKAVESSFMFLINFASLSGNLLLGIAVVRNPTLRRTVPNMYIIALAVSDFLMSFVGIPLSLAALIVGEWPFNNFICQVQGFWNLNMCAVSLQTLAVTAVNRYVRVVCSRSLYQKLFNFKTTKVTIVAVWFMALFAPLPYAFAGHEYIFHTGKVFCAHNLASLNDGYGAYLVLVFVAVPLLILLICYTKVFLTVRKHNLSFRYRNQIRAIGSTSQSSLSVEEVNVTYVLLVVVLGFLTCWTPVLVIDLIDFINADWKLKREVYVTYICFAFASTSLNPIIYGIMNRSFRAEYFKILALIKAWPSDLLSRSSRSVRGSKRNGNLDKHLDKN